In one Rhodococcus sp. B50 genomic region, the following are encoded:
- a CDS encoding alpha/beta hydrolase: MSYAVDPEYRPMTGFLPELDVADAEKARAVIRSMRTEDPMTAVPTGVAVHGRTAPATDGADIGLIVFEPEGRTAQALPCVVYFHGGGFVFGDAATDVRVPSALAASLDAVVVSVNYRLAPEHPFPIPFDDAFDALTWVAGNDDLGIDTTRIVLAGISAGAGLAAAVALKTRDTGGPAVIFQALDSPVLDDRLLTTSATEYIDSPLWNRQNGIDSWHHYLGADADRTATSAYAAPARATDLSGLPPAYIAVTSFDPLRDEGIDYAQRLTQAGVPTELHLYPGTFHGSSGVFPQAAISQRIDADYTAAIRRALTS; the protein is encoded by the coding sequence ATGTCCTACGCCGTCGATCCCGAATACCGGCCGATGACGGGATTCCTCCCCGAACTCGACGTCGCCGACGCCGAGAAGGCGCGCGCAGTCATCCGGTCGATGAGGACCGAAGATCCGATGACGGCCGTACCCACAGGCGTCGCGGTGCACGGCCGGACCGCGCCCGCAACCGACGGAGCCGACATCGGCCTCATCGTGTTCGAACCGGAAGGCCGCACCGCGCAAGCACTCCCGTGCGTCGTCTACTTCCACGGCGGCGGGTTCGTCTTCGGCGACGCCGCGACCGATGTCCGGGTTCCGTCGGCACTGGCCGCGAGCCTGGACGCGGTCGTGGTCTCCGTCAACTATCGACTCGCTCCGGAACACCCCTTCCCCATACCGTTCGACGATGCGTTCGATGCCCTGACCTGGGTCGCCGGCAACGACGACCTCGGGATAGATACGACCCGGATCGTCCTCGCCGGGATCAGCGCCGGCGCCGGGCTCGCCGCGGCAGTCGCGCTCAAGACCCGCGACACCGGTGGTCCCGCAGTGATCTTCCAGGCGCTGGACTCCCCCGTCCTCGACGACCGCCTGCTCACGACCTCTGCCACCGAGTACATCGATTCCCCGTTGTGGAACCGGCAGAACGGAATCGACAGTTGGCACCACTACCTGGGAGCCGACGCCGACCGGACCGCCACCTCGGCATACGCCGCCCCCGCACGGGCCACCGACCTCAGCGGGTTGCCACCGGCGTACATCGCGGTCACCTCCTTCGATCCGCTCCGCGACGAGGGAATCGACTACGCCCAGCGGTTGACGCAGGCAGGCGTGCCCACCGAACTGCATCTCTACCCCGGAACCTTCCACGGATCGTCCGGAGTGTTCCCCCAGGCTGCGATCTCCCAGCGGATCGACGCCGACTACACCGCCGCCATCCGGCGAGCACTGACCAGCTGA
- a CDS encoding ferredoxin--NADP reductase — MSTLQTVGVGYELTVSDVIEETPDSKSIVLRTPENSRELFAYRPGQFLTVRIPSDRTGHVARSYSLSSAPGIDDELKVTVKRTAGGYGSNWLCDNAEPGTSLTVLPPSGRFTPADFTNDFLLFAAGSGVTPIISILKTALLRSDRSVVLFYANRDRNSVIFHRELEEYAAKFGERLTIHYWFDDVHGIPSRERFAALAAEHPLREVFVCGPAPFMDGVAEGVRAADVPAERFHQEVFVSLSGDPFEAPAPLVDDDPASAVDTVVHLDGESHRFEWPSGNTLVDVLLDRGVDVPFSCRSGECGSCACTVVSGKVVMEKSDILDPSDIAEGYILGCQARPDSGPIEIEF; from the coding sequence GTGAGCACCTTGCAGACAGTCGGCGTCGGATACGAACTGACCGTGTCCGACGTCATCGAAGAGACCCCGGATTCGAAGTCGATCGTCCTGCGCACGCCGGAGAACTCTCGTGAACTGTTCGCGTACCGGCCCGGCCAGTTCCTGACCGTCCGGATACCGAGCGACCGCACCGGACATGTCGCCCGGTCGTATTCACTGTCGAGCGCTCCCGGCATCGACGACGAGTTGAAGGTCACCGTCAAACGCACCGCCGGCGGATACGGTTCGAACTGGTTGTGCGACAACGCGGAACCGGGAACTTCCCTCACCGTCCTGCCGCCCTCGGGCCGCTTCACGCCGGCGGATTTCACGAACGATTTCCTGCTGTTCGCGGCAGGGAGTGGCGTCACGCCGATCATCTCGATCCTGAAGACGGCCCTGCTCCGGTCCGACCGGTCGGTCGTTCTGTTCTACGCCAATCGCGACCGCAACTCGGTGATCTTCCACCGCGAACTCGAGGAATACGCCGCGAAGTTCGGCGAACGTTTGACGATCCACTACTGGTTCGACGACGTGCACGGCATCCCTTCTCGTGAGAGGTTCGCGGCACTCGCGGCGGAGCACCCCTTACGCGAGGTGTTCGTCTGCGGCCCCGCCCCGTTCATGGACGGTGTGGCGGAAGGGGTACGAGCGGCAGATGTTCCCGCGGAGCGCTTCCATCAGGAAGTGTTCGTCTCGCTTTCGGGCGACCCCTTCGAAGCACCCGCGCCGCTCGTCGACGACGATCCCGCCTCTGCGGTGGACACGGTCGTGCACCTGGACGGCGAGTCGCATCGGTTCGAGTGGCCGAGCGGCAACACCCTCGTCGATGTGCTACTCGACCGCGGTGTCGACGTGCCGTTCTCCTGCCGATCGGGTGAGTGCGGATCCTGCGCATGCACAGTGGTTTCGGGGAAGGTCGTGATGGAGAAGTCGGACATCCTCGATCCGTCCGATATCGCCGAGGGGTACATCCTCGGATGCCAGGCGCGTCCCGATTCGGGCCCGATCGAGATCGAGTTCTGA
- a CDS encoding SDR family NAD(P)-dependent oxidoreductase, producing MPHRFEGKVAIVTGGARGQGERIVRTLAREGCSVVIGDVLDDLAKTVADDLGDSVVHTHLDVTSPEDWAATVVLATSTFGGLDVLVNNAAIYRKQLIEDETVADLDKVLAVNLRGPFLGIQAVAPVMRARGGGSIVNVSSLAGTTSYAGHGSYSMSKWALRGLTRTAAIELEPSKIRVNAVLPGNLRTDMSPTTGSTEAPTGLKRQADPQETANVVVFLASDDASFVNGIDIVADGGSLLG from the coding sequence ATGCCGCACCGCTTCGAAGGAAAGGTCGCGATCGTCACCGGTGGCGCACGCGGACAGGGCGAACGGATCGTCCGGACACTTGCGCGCGAAGGTTGCTCGGTCGTGATCGGCGACGTCCTCGACGACCTGGCGAAGACCGTCGCCGACGACCTCGGAGACTCCGTCGTCCACACCCACCTCGACGTGACCTCCCCGGAGGACTGGGCCGCCACTGTCGTCCTGGCGACCTCGACCTTCGGCGGCCTCGACGTCCTCGTCAACAACGCGGCGATCTACCGCAAGCAACTCATCGAGGACGAGACCGTCGCCGACCTCGACAAGGTCCTCGCCGTCAACCTGCGTGGCCCGTTCCTCGGCATCCAGGCCGTCGCCCCCGTTATGCGCGCCCGCGGTGGCGGTTCGATCGTGAACGTCTCGTCGCTCGCCGGCACGACGTCCTATGCCGGGCACGGCTCGTACAGCATGTCGAAATGGGCGCTGCGCGGACTGACGCGGACCGCAGCGATCGAGCTCGAACCGTCGAAGATCCGGGTGAATGCGGTGCTGCCCGGCAACCTTCGCACCGACATGTCGCCGACCACCGGTTCCACCGAAGCCCCGACCGGCCTCAAGCGCCAGGCCGACCCGCAGGAGACCGCCAACGTCGTGGTCTTCCTCGCCTCGGACGACGCGTCCTTCGTCAACGGCATCGACATCGTCGCGGACGGCGGCTCCCTGCTCGGGTAG
- a CDS encoding flavin-containing monooxygenase produces MSTSTPEAGRTAERFDVVVIGAGFSGMYALHRLRQQGRRVVCLEAGDGVGGTWYWNRYPGARVDIESMQYSYSFDDDLQQEWSWSEHFSPQPDLEAYANHVADRFDLREDIRFETRVDELTFDESADEWHVGTASGNRFVARHVIAATGSLDVSNVPDWPGLDRFRGEAYHTSRWPKEGVDLAGKRVGLIGTGSTGIQITPEVAAVAEHLTVFQRTPNFSLPSRNRTLDSEYQQEWKANYPERRKQILGTHGAVLMSNVAEQRSIFDYTEEEREEVMERAWNARNGLEFIRTFTDTSSDPKANEILAEFVRNKIRSIVHDPETAELLCPKTYPIGGKRICIDSGYYETFNRDNVSLVDVRAHSIEEVTESGLRTSKSEYDLDVIIFATGFDAMTGSMLRMNVTGVDGARLADHWADGPRTVFGLMTAGFPNLFMVHGPGSPSVLAQMITTGEWQVEWILRTIDHLEENEISRFGATPAQESEWAAEVDTAASRTMHSRTDSWYTGANIPGKPRALLMYVGGFQRYSDWCTRAADEGYTGFEKKQRVPLS; encoded by the coding sequence ATGTCCACCTCGACCCCGGAAGCCGGCCGTACCGCCGAACGCTTCGACGTCGTCGTCATCGGCGCGGGCTTCAGCGGAATGTATGCGCTTCACCGTCTCCGTCAGCAGGGCCGTCGGGTCGTGTGTCTGGAGGCAGGCGACGGCGTGGGCGGCACCTGGTACTGGAACCGCTATCCCGGCGCCCGCGTGGACATCGAGTCCATGCAGTACTCGTACTCCTTCGACGACGATCTCCAGCAGGAATGGTCGTGGTCGGAGCACTTCTCGCCGCAACCGGACCTCGAGGCATACGCGAACCACGTCGCCGATCGCTTCGACCTGCGTGAGGACATCCGTTTCGAGACCCGCGTCGACGAGCTGACCTTCGACGAGTCCGCGGACGAATGGCATGTCGGTACCGCCTCCGGCAACCGCTTCGTCGCCCGGCACGTGATCGCGGCGACCGGCAGCCTCGACGTCTCGAACGTCCCGGACTGGCCCGGACTGGATCGCTTCCGTGGCGAGGCGTACCACACCTCGCGGTGGCCCAAGGAGGGCGTCGACCTCGCCGGCAAGCGCGTCGGTCTGATCGGCACCGGTTCCACGGGCATCCAGATCACACCCGAAGTGGCTGCGGTCGCCGAGCACCTCACGGTCTTCCAGCGGACCCCGAACTTCAGCCTTCCCTCACGCAACCGGACACTGGATTCGGAATACCAGCAGGAGTGGAAGGCCAACTATCCCGAGCGGCGCAAGCAGATCCTCGGCACCCACGGCGCCGTGCTCATGAGCAATGTCGCCGAGCAGCGTTCGATCTTCGACTACACCGAAGAAGAGCGCGAAGAGGTCATGGAGCGGGCGTGGAACGCCCGGAACGGACTCGAGTTCATCCGGACGTTCACCGATACCTCCAGCGATCCGAAGGCGAACGAGATCCTCGCCGAGTTCGTACGCAACAAGATCCGGTCCATCGTCCACGACCCGGAGACCGCAGAACTCCTGTGCCCGAAGACCTATCCGATCGGCGGCAAGCGGATCTGCATCGACTCGGGCTACTACGAGACCTTCAACCGCGACAACGTGAGCCTGGTCGACGTACGGGCCCATTCCATCGAGGAGGTCACCGAGTCGGGCCTTCGCACCAGCAAGTCCGAATACGACCTCGACGTGATCATCTTTGCCACCGGCTTCGACGCGATGACCGGTTCGATGCTGAGGATGAACGTGACCGGCGTCGACGGAGCGCGACTCGCCGATCACTGGGCCGACGGACCGAGGACCGTCTTCGGGCTGATGACGGCCGGTTTCCCGAACCTGTTCATGGTGCACGGCCCCGGCAGCCCGTCCGTCCTGGCGCAGATGATCACCACGGGTGAGTGGCAGGTCGAGTGGATCCTGCGGACCATCGATCATCTCGAGGAGAACGAGATCTCCCGCTTCGGCGCCACCCCTGCGCAGGAGAGCGAGTGGGCGGCCGAAGTCGACACCGCTGCCTCGCGCACGATGCATTCCCGCACCGACTCCTGGTACACGGGTGCGAACATCCCCGGCAAACCGCGGGCCCTGCTGATGTACGTCGGTGGTTTCCAACGCTATTCCGACTGGTGCACCCGCGCCGCGGACGAGGGGTACACGGGGTTCGAGAAGAAGCAGCGCGTACCCCTGTCCTGA
- a CDS encoding alkene reductase, with amino-acid sequence MTRLFDTHRLGGLVLDNRLVMAPMTRARCIDTIPTAETAEYYRQRATAGLIVTEGTPISPEAQGYVYVPGIWSPAQVAGWRTVTDAVHSEGGRIFAQLWHVGRLSHASLQPEGGQPVSAGAVPAPESKIFALDDDGNVGFVDVGDPRPLNTEEVGRVVDDFASAATNAEVAGFDGVELHGANGYLFEQFLNPATNTRSDRYGGSYTDRARFLLETVDAVSDVLGSARVGIRLSPFSELFDMPAYPEATETYLYLASELSRRNLAYIHLIDQRPAGGRLLDTDFLTAFRARFRGTIILAGGVTQEYADELFERDLIDLAAFGQPFIANPDLVARLQNGWPLTAPDPSTYYGGGAEGYLDYPRFTPAAV; translated from the coding sequence TTGACTCGGTTGTTCGACACCCATCGGCTCGGCGGACTCGTCCTCGACAATCGTCTCGTGATGGCGCCCATGACACGGGCACGGTGCATCGACACCATCCCGACCGCGGAGACGGCGGAGTACTACCGCCAGCGGGCGACCGCCGGACTGATCGTCACCGAAGGCACACCGATCTCCCCGGAAGCGCAAGGCTACGTGTACGTCCCGGGAATCTGGTCGCCGGCGCAGGTCGCCGGATGGCGCACGGTCACCGACGCCGTCCACAGCGAGGGCGGGCGGATCTTCGCCCAGCTCTGGCACGTCGGCCGGTTGTCGCACGCCTCCCTCCAGCCGGAAGGCGGACAACCCGTCAGTGCAGGCGCCGTACCTGCTCCGGAGAGCAAGATCTTCGCGCTCGACGACGACGGGAACGTCGGCTTCGTCGACGTCGGCGATCCCCGCCCGCTGAACACCGAGGAAGTCGGCCGTGTGGTCGACGACTTCGCCAGTGCAGCAACAAATGCCGAGGTGGCCGGCTTCGACGGTGTCGAGTTGCACGGAGCCAACGGCTACCTGTTCGAACAGTTCCTCAACCCCGCGACCAACACCCGATCCGACCGGTACGGCGGCTCCTACACCGATCGCGCCCGGTTCCTGCTCGAGACGGTCGACGCCGTGAGCGACGTACTCGGCTCCGCCCGGGTCGGCATCCGACTCTCCCCGTTCAGCGAACTGTTCGACATGCCCGCCTATCCCGAGGCCACAGAGACCTATCTGTATCTGGCCTCGGAACTGTCGCGCCGCAACCTCGCCTACATCCACCTCATCGACCAGCGCCCTGCCGGCGGTCGGCTTCTCGACACCGACTTCCTCACGGCCTTCCGCGCCCGGTTCCGGGGAACGATCATCCTCGCCGGCGGAGTGACCCAGGAGTACGCCGACGAACTGTTCGAGCGGGACCTGATCGACCTCGCGGCCTTCGGGCAACCGTTCATCGCGAATCCCGACCTCGTCGCACGCCTGCAGAACGGGTGGCCGCTGACGGCACCGGACCCGAGCACCTACTACGGCGGGGGCGCCGAGGGCTACCTCGACTATCCGCGATTCACCCCGGCGGCCGTGTGA